In a single window of the Polyangiaceae bacterium genome:
- a CDS encoding FAD-dependent oxidoreductase, producing MDLSNDADQTLVIIGNGMVSHRLCQRMVEYNAIDDKRVVVFGDEPRPAYDRVHLTDLLSGTPSTRLLLAPADWYAHNGIELYLDDPIVEVDRANSVVRSKSGRSINYTRLVFATGSQPFVPPVEVVSPGGEALPGVFVYRTIDDVYDIEDRADELLGTPFQSAAVIGGGILGLEAAKAVYDLGLDVHIIEVAPWLMPRQLDADGAAVLREKIERIGVNVHCGQTLKEVEALPFHMPDAGNLTGLRLTFDKGDPLMVGMLVFAAGVRPRGELATAAGLSTSELGGIIVDERLQAIDKETGKPDEQIHAIGDCATHRGIGYGLVLPGYQMVDVLASNLVGSNQIFESADASVRLKLMGVTVAALGEYDGDKRLGTNAHVFNGGGLYRKLVVRNGRLIGAVTIGDWENLERIRELLKSPLPLSFWDMRRFRGTGDLWAKSESPPVAEWPAEAVVCGCFRVTRGAIGQVIAEGCATLDEVCAQTKAGTLCGSCKPLISELMGLDAPASLNGGSDGPQSQRGDAPPMSRREGIRSRREASRSRLDLAQVAREVTGASTQRTGLRTTPDDTEDESAPISIRSRAPRKTDAPAADPDAERTSTTTATALAAVLRTSSPPPDVKPSPRSLAVLAALHGDFSYGIEEQSPRKSDTKLRKEEAKAREEAKAREEAKTREEAKAREEAKLRTEAVLGRGPATPRSGGVPAGDEPANSSRQLEAALPLIVSGAMPLAPDAAISTLTPAAGMVLGPALRAYAASAAKVAEMDSSPAKPPRTHAPTPPTGMDLGPQLLGNKATERKADPTPPTGMPLVARVAPPPRPLDSTPSSASMSASTATPPTGMPVVEAKQASRSTAPPPASAASSRKGSSGTPISNVTVVEASPLPPRSRRVAPSVRVVNAEPLSTRTPASGMVLDKAQLGADAYSQLSIPRSAPTGFEPSSDTASKRPSERAAADRRTPAPGSSDLAPPSVRSRPIQSRSGLALASVRASDPGAIAAATQSDRAPQSVRRPGPVSSEEAPVGNSEFPNEPSRPRSRVSLISAVDESEIVQVLGRESLIPAADRAPVSRRTWVPPKNLSNPPGTLTTSSSPPPRTALPSSLPPERGRKALLVASIVAVSWALVLVFAPAIPPARSVRAGALLDALTRDSVWKQVSGYVLVAVVLLSLGISLRKRWKRFQFADVAFFRAIHGVVAAASLVVFFAHTGFRVGHGLNFVLTVVFLAAMVVGAVAGTVFALSDRWSALAARDRRLRAAWVHVLVIWPLPILIALHVLMVYYY from the coding sequence GTGGACCTGAGCAACGACGCTGATCAGACCCTCGTCATCATCGGCAACGGGATGGTCAGCCACAGGCTCTGCCAGCGAATGGTGGAGTACAACGCGATCGACGACAAACGCGTCGTCGTTTTCGGCGACGAACCGCGGCCCGCCTACGATCGCGTTCATCTCACGGATCTGCTCTCCGGTACGCCGTCGACGCGTCTCTTGCTCGCTCCCGCGGATTGGTACGCGCACAACGGAATCGAGCTCTACCTCGATGATCCCATCGTGGAGGTCGATCGAGCGAACAGCGTCGTGCGTTCCAAGTCGGGTCGCTCGATCAACTACACCCGCCTCGTTTTTGCCACGGGGTCGCAACCGTTTGTCCCGCCAGTCGAGGTCGTTTCGCCCGGAGGCGAAGCTCTTCCGGGCGTGTTCGTGTACCGAACCATCGACGACGTTTACGACATCGAAGACCGTGCCGATGAGCTTTTGGGCACGCCGTTCCAGAGCGCAGCGGTCATCGGGGGAGGAATCTTGGGCCTCGAAGCGGCCAAGGCTGTCTATGACCTCGGGCTCGACGTGCACATCATCGAAGTGGCGCCGTGGCTCATGCCGCGCCAGCTCGATGCCGACGGCGCTGCAGTGTTACGCGAAAAAATCGAGCGGATTGGAGTGAACGTTCATTGCGGACAAACGCTCAAAGAGGTTGAAGCGCTGCCGTTTCACATGCCCGACGCAGGCAACCTGACGGGACTGCGCCTGACGTTCGACAAAGGCGACCCGCTCATGGTGGGTATGCTCGTGTTTGCTGCAGGCGTGCGCCCGAGGGGTGAGCTTGCAACGGCAGCAGGTTTGTCGACGAGCGAGCTTGGCGGCATCATCGTCGACGAACGCTTGCAGGCCATCGACAAGGAGACCGGCAAGCCGGACGAGCAGATCCACGCGATCGGCGATTGCGCCACGCATCGTGGAATTGGCTATGGGCTGGTTTTACCCGGCTATCAGATGGTCGACGTGCTCGCATCGAATCTGGTTGGCAGCAACCAGATTTTCGAATCTGCAGATGCTTCCGTCAGGCTGAAACTGATGGGCGTCACCGTCGCCGCGCTTGGTGAATACGACGGCGACAAACGCCTCGGAACCAACGCGCACGTGTTCAACGGCGGCGGTTTGTACCGCAAGCTCGTCGTGCGCAACGGGCGGCTCATCGGAGCCGTGACGATAGGCGATTGGGAGAACCTCGAGCGCATCCGCGAGCTGCTCAAGTCTCCGCTGCCTCTGTCGTTTTGGGACATGCGCCGGTTCCGCGGCACGGGCGATCTCTGGGCCAAGTCCGAATCTCCACCCGTTGCCGAATGGCCCGCCGAAGCCGTCGTTTGCGGATGCTTTCGCGTAACGCGTGGAGCCATCGGACAAGTCATCGCGGAGGGTTGCGCAACGCTCGATGAAGTTTGTGCACAAACGAAAGCCGGTACGCTTTGCGGTTCATGCAAACCGCTCATTTCCGAGCTCATGGGACTCGATGCGCCGGCCTCTCTGAATGGCGGTAGCGATGGCCCGCAGTCGCAACGCGGAGATGCTCCTCCGATGTCGCGTCGCGAAGGAATCCGGTCGCGCCGCGAAGCATCGCGTTCGCGTCTCGACCTTGCTCAAGTGGCGCGCGAAGTCACGGGAGCCTCGACGCAACGCACGGGGCTGCGCACGACGCCGGACGACACGGAAGACGAGTCGGCACCCATTTCCATCCGGTCTCGAGCTCCACGAAAAACCGACGCGCCAGCAGCCGATCCCGATGCTGAGCGAACATCCACGACGACTGCCACTGCGCTCGCCGCCGTCTTGCGGACGTCATCGCCTCCTCCGGACGTAAAGCCGAGCCCCAGAAGTCTCGCGGTGCTTGCAGCCCTTCATGGCGACTTCAGTTACGGCATCGAAGAGCAATCGCCGCGCAAGAGCGACACGAAACTGCGCAAGGAAGAGGCGAAAGCTCGCGAAGAAGCGAAGGCTCGTGAAGAGGCGAAAACGCGCGAAGAGGCGAAAGCTCGTGAAGAGGCGAAGCTGCGCACGGAAGCCGTTCTCGGTCGTGGTCCTGCGACCCCGCGATCGGGAGGTGTTCCGGCTGGTGACGAACCGGCCAATTCGTCGAGGCAACTCGAAGCTGCGCTGCCTCTCATCGTGAGTGGCGCGATGCCACTCGCTCCGGACGCTGCGATATCGACGCTTACGCCCGCAGCCGGCATGGTGCTCGGCCCTGCGCTGCGTGCGTATGCGGCATCGGCGGCAAAGGTCGCGGAGATGGATTCGTCGCCAGCCAAGCCGCCACGTACGCACGCGCCTACGCCGCCGACAGGCATGGACCTCGGGCCACAATTGTTGGGGAACAAAGCAACTGAACGAAAGGCGGATCCGACCCCGCCAACGGGCATGCCGCTCGTCGCACGCGTCGCGCCGCCGCCACGACCGCTCGATTCGACCCCATCGAGCGCATCGATGAGCGCATCGACCGCAACGCCTCCAACGGGAATGCCGGTCGTCGAAGCGAAGCAGGCTTCACGTAGCACCGCGCCGCCTCCGGCGAGCGCAGCGAGCTCGCGCAAGGGTTCGTCAGGGACACCCATCAGCAACGTGACCGTCGTCGAAGCGAGTCCTCTGCCGCCTCGCTCGCGACGCGTGGCTCCTTCGGTGCGCGTGGTGAATGCCGAACCTCTGTCGACGAGAACTCCCGCATCGGGGATGGTGCTCGACAAGGCGCAGCTCGGCGCTGATGCGTACTCGCAGCTCTCCATCCCGCGATCGGCGCCAACGGGATTCGAGCCGAGCTCGGATACGGCGTCGAAGCGTCCGTCGGAGCGTGCGGCGGCGGATCGGCGCACGCCGGCGCCTGGAAGCAGTGATCTTGCGCCGCCGAGTGTCCGATCGAGGCCAATTCAGAGCCGAAGCGGACTTGCTCTTGCGAGCGTGCGTGCGTCGGATCCGGGTGCGATTGCGGCTGCAACGCAAAGCGATCGGGCACCGCAGTCGGTGCGTCGACCGGGCCCTGTCAGCAGTGAAGAAGCACCGGTTGGTAACAGCGAATTTCCCAACGAGCCGTCGCGACCGCGATCGCGGGTGTCTCTCATCTCGGCTGTCGACGAGTCCGAGATCGTGCAGGTTCTTGGCCGCGAATCGTTGATTCCCGCCGCCGATCGCGCGCCCGTGTCGCGCCGGACGTGGGTACCGCCGAAGAATTTGTCGAACCCCCCGGGGACGCTCACCACATCGAGCTCTCCGCCGCCGCGCACTGCGCTGCCCTCGTCGTTGCCGCCCGAGCGCGGTCGCAAAGCGTTGCTCGTGGCGTCGATCGTTGCGGTGTCTTGGGCGCTGGTGCTCGTTTTTGCGCCGGCGATTCCGCCCGCGCGTTCGGTGCGCGCCGGCGCGCTGCTCGATGCCCTCACGCGTGACAGCGTGTGGAAACAAGTCAGCGGCTATGTTCTCGTGGCTGTCGTCCTGCTCAGCCTCGGCATTTCATTACGCAAGCGCTGGAAGCGATTTCAGTTTGCTGACGTGGCGTTTTTCCGCGCCATCCATGGCGTCGTCGCGGCCGCTTCGCTCGTCGTGTTTTTCGCGCACACCGGCTTCCGCGTTGGGCATGGGCTGAACTTCGTCCTGACCGTGGTGTTTCTCGCGGCCATGGTCGTCGGTGCCGTTGCCGGGACGGTTTTTGCCCTGAGTGACCGATGGTCGGCCTTGGCTGCGCGTGACCGTCGATTACGTGCTGCGTGGGTGCACGTTCTCGTAATCTGGCCCTTGCCGATACTCATCGCGCTCCATGTTCTCATGGTGTACTACTATTGA